A genomic stretch from Calonectris borealis chromosome 6, bCalBor7.hap1.2, whole genome shotgun sequence includes:
- the ANKZF1 gene encoding tRNA endonuclease ANKZF1 isoform X2 — MPAPESRSVFEAAQDAVLLRGLTLVTGVAADAWAAEPAAVSHEKPADACSEEKAHGVPEVPERMCCSTCGQVFGSREEQTEHYRLDWHRFNLKQRLLGRRTLPVEVFEEKTRTGDVSSISGSDSESSDASSESELFPSASDSPGVPQTPRSHKVLLRNAEGQLISAFRCVLGTGKGGSEEPAELTASLRSLDASTCWVVLMMGGGHFAGAVFRGPQVQEHKTFHRYTVRARRGTAQGLRDAQTPGSAPRSAGASLRRYNEAALLKDIQDLLAAWAQHLNEAQRIFLRAPRHNWALLFGGRNPPLTRGDPRICHIPLSTRRATLREVLRVHTTLASLQVYGKDTPLEDITVSPRKVWQKRRQKAEMDPRQEDTSAPEEKEEEEEESPAGELEAVEVTLGTLDLREFEVMPKRNRKRKKKRDKKVEKGPCDEETGRPGGQCGQPGLELVTELQGEAGAEPLPWGDGGDPQTQLRDALFTACKTGDVGTLRHLLSVPESGGLPGDSEDGEGAQPLDMPHSLLNQPVDERGCTLLHVAARAGKAEAVCLLLEAGADPALRDEQERTPYCVSADKLTRNAFRKFMVDHPDKYDYSRAKVPGPLTQEMEAKKLEKKRAQKAQRKQREQAQREERQRWEQEQGEKQRFAALSDREKRALAAERRLAAQLQDSSTTLANISRCWHCGESLLGRIPFHYLDFSFCSTACLQTHRRARASHT, encoded by the exons ATGCCGGCCCCGGAGAGCAGGTCGGTTTTCGAGGCCGCCCAGGACGCCGTCCTCCTGCGCGGGCTGACCCTCGTCACAGGAGTTGCTGCCGATGCGTGGGCCGCCGAGCCGGCAGCCGTGAGCCACG aGAAACCGGCGGATGCCTGCAGTGAGGAGAAGGCCCATGGGGTCCCCGAGGTGCCGGAGCGGATGTGCTGCTCGACCTGCGGGCAGGTGTTTGGCAGCCGGGAGGAGCAG ACTGAGCACTACCGTCTCGACTGGCACCGCTTCAACCTGAAGCAGCGACTCCTGGGGCGCCGGACGCTGCCAGTAGAAGTGTTTGAGGAGAAGACCCGCACAG gTGATGTTTCCAGCATCTCAGGGTCTGATTCGGAGAGCTCCGACGCAAGCAGTGAGTCGGAGTTGTTCCCCTCTGCCAGCGAcagccccggggtcccccagaccccccgCTCCCACAAGGTGCTGCTCCGCAATGCAGAGGGCCAGCTCATCTCCGCCTTCCGCTGCGTGCTGGGCACCGGGAAG GGTGGCAGcgaggagccagcagagctgaCAGCATCACTGCGGAGCCTCGATGCCAGCACGTGCTGGGTTGTGCTGATGATGGGTGGCGGGCACTTCGCAGGAGCTGTGTTCCGGGG CCCCCAGGTGCAGGAGCACAAGACCTTCCACCGCTACACGGTGCGAGCCCGTCGGGGTACAGCCCAGGGCCTACGGGACGCCCAGACCCCAGGGTCAGCACCCAGGTCGGCCGGAGCCTCCCTGCGGCGTTACAACGAGGCCGCGCTGCTCAAG gATATTCAGGACCTGCTGGCAGCCTGGGCACAGCACCTGAATGAAGCTCAGCGCATTTTCCTCCGGGCCCCACGCCACAACTGGGCACTGCTCTTTGGTGGCAGGAATCCACCCCTCACCCGAGGTGACCCTCGCATCTGCCACATCCCCCTCAGCACCCGCAGGGCCACCCTGCGAGAGGTGCTGCGAGTCCACACCACGCTGGCCAGCCTGCAGGTGTATG GGAAGGACACGCCGCTGGAGGACATCACTGTGTCCCCCCGGAAGGTCTGGCAGAAGAGGCGACAGAAAGCAGAGATGGATCCCCGGCAGGAGGACACAAGCG ccccagaggagaaggaggaagaggaggaggaaagccctGCAGGGGAACTGGAGGCCGTGGAAGTGACACTGGGGACCTTGGACCTCCGGGAATTTGAAGTGATGCCCAAGCGAAACcgcaaaaggaagaagaagagggaCAAGAAGGTGGAGAAAG GGCCCTGTGACGAAGAGACGGGACGCCCTGGTGGCCAGTGTGGGCAGCCTGGCCTGGAGCTGGTGACGGAGCTgcagggggaggctggggctgagccccttCCCTGGGGCGATGGAG GAGACCCTCAGACCCAGCTCCGCGATGCCCTGTTCACTGCCTGCAAAACGGGGGATGTGGGGACGCTGCGGCACCTCCTGAGTGTGCCAGAGAGCGGGGGCCTGCCAGGGGACAGCGAGGATGGGGAGGGcgcacagcccctggatatgccccaCTCCCTGCTCAACCAGCCTGTGGATGAGCGCGGCTGCACCCTGCTTCATGTGGCAGCACGGGCAGGGAAGGCTGAGGCTGTGTGCCTGCTGCTGGAGGCGGGGGCGGACCCTGCCCTCAG AGATGAGCAGGAGAGGACCCCCTACTGCGTCTCTGCTGACAAACTGACTCGCAACGCCTTCCGCAAGTTCATGGTGGACCATCCAGACAAGTACGACTACAGCCGTGCCAAG GTGCCAGGGCCCCTGACACAGGAGATGGAGGCCAAGAAGCTGGAGAAGAAGCGGGCACAGAAAGCCCAGCGGAAGCAGCGGGAGCAGGCGCAGCGGGAGGAGCGGCAGcgctgggagcaggagcagggagagaagcaGCGATTTGCAGCCCTGTCCGACAGGGAGAAG CGGGCCCTGGCTGCCGAGCGGAGGCTGGCTGCgcagctgcaggacagcagcacaaCTCTTGCCAACATCAG CCGCTGCTGGCATTGTGGAGAATCCCTGCTGGGCCGGATCCCTTTCCATTACCTTGACTTCTCCTTCTGCTCCACGGCCTGCCTGCAGACCCACCGCCGGGCCCGGGCCAGCCACACGTAA
- the ANKZF1 gene encoding tRNA endonuclease ANKZF1 isoform X5 has protein sequence MCCSTCGQVFGSREEQTEHYRLDWHRFNLKQRLLGRRTLPVEVFEEKTRTGDVSSISGSDSESSDASSESELFPSASDSPGVPQTPRSHKVLLRNAEGQLISAFRCVLGTGKGGSEEPAELTASLRSLDASTCWVVLMMGGGHFAGAVFRGPQVQEHKTFHRYTVRARRGTAQGLRDAQTPGSAPRSAGASLRRYNEAALLKDIQDLLAAWAQHLNEAQRIFLRAPRHNWALLFGGRNPPLTRGDPRICHIPLSTRRATLREVLRVHTTLASLQVYGKDTPLEDITVSPRKVWQKRRQKAEMDPRQEDTSAPDLSLPSAPEEKEEEEEESPAGELEAVEVTLGTLDLREFEVMPKRNRKRKKKRDKKVEKGPCDEETGRPGGQCGQPGLELVTELQGEAGAEPLPWGDGGDPQTQLRDALFTACKTGDVGTLRHLLSVPESGGLPGDSEDGEGAQPLDMPHSLLNQPVDERGCTLLHVAARAGKAEAVCLLLEAGADPALRDEQERTPYCVSADKLTRNAFRKFMVDHPDKYDYSRAKVPGPLTQEMEAKKLEKKRAQKAQRKQREQAQREERQRWEQEQGEKQRFAALSDREKRALAAERRLAAQLQDSSTTLANISRCWHCGESLLGRIPFHYLDFSFCSTACLQTHRRARASHT, from the exons ATGTGCTGCTCGACCTGCGGGCAGGTGTTTGGCAGCCGGGAGGAGCAG ACTGAGCACTACCGTCTCGACTGGCACCGCTTCAACCTGAAGCAGCGACTCCTGGGGCGCCGGACGCTGCCAGTAGAAGTGTTTGAGGAGAAGACCCGCACAG gTGATGTTTCCAGCATCTCAGGGTCTGATTCGGAGAGCTCCGACGCAAGCAGTGAGTCGGAGTTGTTCCCCTCTGCCAGCGAcagccccggggtcccccagaccccccgCTCCCACAAGGTGCTGCTCCGCAATGCAGAGGGCCAGCTCATCTCCGCCTTCCGCTGCGTGCTGGGCACCGGGAAG GGTGGCAGcgaggagccagcagagctgaCAGCATCACTGCGGAGCCTCGATGCCAGCACGTGCTGGGTTGTGCTGATGATGGGTGGCGGGCACTTCGCAGGAGCTGTGTTCCGGGG CCCCCAGGTGCAGGAGCACAAGACCTTCCACCGCTACACGGTGCGAGCCCGTCGGGGTACAGCCCAGGGCCTACGGGACGCCCAGACCCCAGGGTCAGCACCCAGGTCGGCCGGAGCCTCCCTGCGGCGTTACAACGAGGCCGCGCTGCTCAAG gATATTCAGGACCTGCTGGCAGCCTGGGCACAGCACCTGAATGAAGCTCAGCGCATTTTCCTCCGGGCCCCACGCCACAACTGGGCACTGCTCTTTGGTGGCAGGAATCCACCCCTCACCCGAGGTGACCCTCGCATCTGCCACATCCCCCTCAGCACCCGCAGGGCCACCCTGCGAGAGGTGCTGCGAGTCCACACCACGCTGGCCAGCCTGCAGGTGTATG GGAAGGACACGCCGCTGGAGGACATCACTGTGTCCCCCCGGAAGGTCTGGCAGAAGAGGCGACAGAAAGCAGAGATGGATCCCCGGCAGGAGGACACAAGCG CCCCTGACTTATCACTCCCTTCAGccccagaggagaaggaggaagaggaggaggaaagccctGCAGGGGAACTGGAGGCCGTGGAAGTGACACTGGGGACCTTGGACCTCCGGGAATTTGAAGTGATGCCCAAGCGAAACcgcaaaaggaagaagaagagggaCAAGAAGGTGGAGAAAG GGCCCTGTGACGAAGAGACGGGACGCCCTGGTGGCCAGTGTGGGCAGCCTGGCCTGGAGCTGGTGACGGAGCTgcagggggaggctggggctgagccccttCCCTGGGGCGATGGAG GAGACCCTCAGACCCAGCTCCGCGATGCCCTGTTCACTGCCTGCAAAACGGGGGATGTGGGGACGCTGCGGCACCTCCTGAGTGTGCCAGAGAGCGGGGGCCTGCCAGGGGACAGCGAGGATGGGGAGGGcgcacagcccctggatatgccccaCTCCCTGCTCAACCAGCCTGTGGATGAGCGCGGCTGCACCCTGCTTCATGTGGCAGCACGGGCAGGGAAGGCTGAGGCTGTGTGCCTGCTGCTGGAGGCGGGGGCGGACCCTGCCCTCAG AGATGAGCAGGAGAGGACCCCCTACTGCGTCTCTGCTGACAAACTGACTCGCAACGCCTTCCGCAAGTTCATGGTGGACCATCCAGACAAGTACGACTACAGCCGTGCCAAG GTGCCAGGGCCCCTGACACAGGAGATGGAGGCCAAGAAGCTGGAGAAGAAGCGGGCACAGAAAGCCCAGCGGAAGCAGCGGGAGCAGGCGCAGCGGGAGGAGCGGCAGcgctgggagcaggagcagggagagaagcaGCGATTTGCAGCCCTGTCCGACAGGGAGAAG CGGGCCCTGGCTGCCGAGCGGAGGCTGGCTGCgcagctgcaggacagcagcacaaCTCTTGCCAACATCAG CCGCTGCTGGCATTGTGGAGAATCCCTGCTGGGCCGGATCCCTTTCCATTACCTTGACTTCTCCTTCTGCTCCACGGCCTGCCTGCAGACCCACCGCCGGGCCCGGGCCAGCCACACGTAA
- the ANKZF1 gene encoding tRNA endonuclease ANKZF1 isoform X4: MPAPESRSVFEAAQDAVLLRGLTLVTGVAADAWAAEPAAVSHEKPADACSEEKAHGVPEVPERMCCSTCGQVFGSREEQTEHYRLDWHRFNLKQRLLGRRTLPVEVFEEKTRTGDVSSISGSDSESSDASSESELFPSASDSPGVPQTPRSHKVLLRNAEGQLISAFRCVLGTGKGGSEEPAELTASLRSLDASTCWVVLMMGGGHFAGAVFRGPQVQEHKTFHRYTVRARRGTAQGLRDAQTPGSAPRSAGASLRRYNEAALLKDIQDLLAAWAQHLNEAQRIFLRAPRHNWALLFGGRNPPLTRGDPRICHIPLSTRRATLREVLRVHTTLASLQVYGKDTPLEDITVSPRKVWQKRRQKAEMDPRQEDTSAPEEKEEEEEESPAGELEAVEVTLGTLDLREFEVMPKRNRKRKKKRDKKVEKGPCDEETGRPGGQCGQPGLELVTELQGEAGAEPLPWGDGGDPQTQLRDALFTACKTGDVGTLRHLLSVPESGGLPGDSEDGEGAQPLDMPHSLLNQPVDERGCTLLHVAARAGKAEAVCLLLEAGADPALRDEQERTPYCVSADKLTRNAFRKFMVDHPDKYDYSRAKVPGPLTQEMEAKKLEKKRAQKAQRKQREQAQREERQRWEQEQGEKQRFAALSDREKPLLALWRIPAGPDPFPLP; encoded by the exons ATGCCGGCCCCGGAGAGCAGGTCGGTTTTCGAGGCCGCCCAGGACGCCGTCCTCCTGCGCGGGCTGACCCTCGTCACAGGAGTTGCTGCCGATGCGTGGGCCGCCGAGCCGGCAGCCGTGAGCCACG aGAAACCGGCGGATGCCTGCAGTGAGGAGAAGGCCCATGGGGTCCCCGAGGTGCCGGAGCGGATGTGCTGCTCGACCTGCGGGCAGGTGTTTGGCAGCCGGGAGGAGCAG ACTGAGCACTACCGTCTCGACTGGCACCGCTTCAACCTGAAGCAGCGACTCCTGGGGCGCCGGACGCTGCCAGTAGAAGTGTTTGAGGAGAAGACCCGCACAG gTGATGTTTCCAGCATCTCAGGGTCTGATTCGGAGAGCTCCGACGCAAGCAGTGAGTCGGAGTTGTTCCCCTCTGCCAGCGAcagccccggggtcccccagaccccccgCTCCCACAAGGTGCTGCTCCGCAATGCAGAGGGCCAGCTCATCTCCGCCTTCCGCTGCGTGCTGGGCACCGGGAAG GGTGGCAGcgaggagccagcagagctgaCAGCATCACTGCGGAGCCTCGATGCCAGCACGTGCTGGGTTGTGCTGATGATGGGTGGCGGGCACTTCGCAGGAGCTGTGTTCCGGGG CCCCCAGGTGCAGGAGCACAAGACCTTCCACCGCTACACGGTGCGAGCCCGTCGGGGTACAGCCCAGGGCCTACGGGACGCCCAGACCCCAGGGTCAGCACCCAGGTCGGCCGGAGCCTCCCTGCGGCGTTACAACGAGGCCGCGCTGCTCAAG gATATTCAGGACCTGCTGGCAGCCTGGGCACAGCACCTGAATGAAGCTCAGCGCATTTTCCTCCGGGCCCCACGCCACAACTGGGCACTGCTCTTTGGTGGCAGGAATCCACCCCTCACCCGAGGTGACCCTCGCATCTGCCACATCCCCCTCAGCACCCGCAGGGCCACCCTGCGAGAGGTGCTGCGAGTCCACACCACGCTGGCCAGCCTGCAGGTGTATG GGAAGGACACGCCGCTGGAGGACATCACTGTGTCCCCCCGGAAGGTCTGGCAGAAGAGGCGACAGAAAGCAGAGATGGATCCCCGGCAGGAGGACACAAGCG ccccagaggagaaggaggaagaggaggaggaaagccctGCAGGGGAACTGGAGGCCGTGGAAGTGACACTGGGGACCTTGGACCTCCGGGAATTTGAAGTGATGCCCAAGCGAAACcgcaaaaggaagaagaagagggaCAAGAAGGTGGAGAAAG GGCCCTGTGACGAAGAGACGGGACGCCCTGGTGGCCAGTGTGGGCAGCCTGGCCTGGAGCTGGTGACGGAGCTgcagggggaggctggggctgagccccttCCCTGGGGCGATGGAG GAGACCCTCAGACCCAGCTCCGCGATGCCCTGTTCACTGCCTGCAAAACGGGGGATGTGGGGACGCTGCGGCACCTCCTGAGTGTGCCAGAGAGCGGGGGCCTGCCAGGGGACAGCGAGGATGGGGAGGGcgcacagcccctggatatgccccaCTCCCTGCTCAACCAGCCTGTGGATGAGCGCGGCTGCACCCTGCTTCATGTGGCAGCACGGGCAGGGAAGGCTGAGGCTGTGTGCCTGCTGCTGGAGGCGGGGGCGGACCCTGCCCTCAG AGATGAGCAGGAGAGGACCCCCTACTGCGTCTCTGCTGACAAACTGACTCGCAACGCCTTCCGCAAGTTCATGGTGGACCATCCAGACAAGTACGACTACAGCCGTGCCAAG GTGCCAGGGCCCCTGACACAGGAGATGGAGGCCAAGAAGCTGGAGAAGAAGCGGGCACAGAAAGCCCAGCGGAAGCAGCGGGAGCAGGCGCAGCGGGAGGAGCGGCAGcgctgggagcaggagcagggagagaagcaGCGATTTGCAGCCCTGTCCGACAGGGAGAAG CCGCTGCTGGCATTGTGGAGAATCCCTGCTGGGCCGGATCCCTTTCCATTACCTTGA
- the ANKZF1 gene encoding tRNA endonuclease ANKZF1 isoform X1, with product MPAPESRSVFEAAQDAVLLRGLTLVTGVAADAWAAEPAAVSHEKPADACSEEKAHGVPEVPERMCCSTCGQVFGSREEQTEHYRLDWHRFNLKQRLLGRRTLPVEVFEEKTRTGDVSSISGSDSESSDASSESELFPSASDSPGVPQTPRSHKVLLRNAEGQLISAFRCVLGTGKGGSEEPAELTASLRSLDASTCWVVLMMGGGHFAGAVFRGPQVQEHKTFHRYTVRARRGTAQGLRDAQTPGSAPRSAGASLRRYNEAALLKDIQDLLAAWAQHLNEAQRIFLRAPRHNWALLFGGRNPPLTRGDPRICHIPLSTRRATLREVLRVHTTLASLQVYGKDTPLEDITVSPRKVWQKRRQKAEMDPRQEDTSAPDLSLPSAPEEKEEEEEESPAGELEAVEVTLGTLDLREFEVMPKRNRKRKKKRDKKVEKGPCDEETGRPGGQCGQPGLELVTELQGEAGAEPLPWGDGGDPQTQLRDALFTACKTGDVGTLRHLLSVPESGGLPGDSEDGEGAQPLDMPHSLLNQPVDERGCTLLHVAARAGKAEAVCLLLEAGADPALRDEQERTPYCVSADKLTRNAFRKFMVDHPDKYDYSRAKVPGPLTQEMEAKKLEKKRAQKAQRKQREQAQREERQRWEQEQGEKQRFAALSDREKRALAAERRLAAQLQDSSTTLANISRCWHCGESLLGRIPFHYLDFSFCSTACLQTHRRARASHT from the exons ATGCCGGCCCCGGAGAGCAGGTCGGTTTTCGAGGCCGCCCAGGACGCCGTCCTCCTGCGCGGGCTGACCCTCGTCACAGGAGTTGCTGCCGATGCGTGGGCCGCCGAGCCGGCAGCCGTGAGCCACG aGAAACCGGCGGATGCCTGCAGTGAGGAGAAGGCCCATGGGGTCCCCGAGGTGCCGGAGCGGATGTGCTGCTCGACCTGCGGGCAGGTGTTTGGCAGCCGGGAGGAGCAG ACTGAGCACTACCGTCTCGACTGGCACCGCTTCAACCTGAAGCAGCGACTCCTGGGGCGCCGGACGCTGCCAGTAGAAGTGTTTGAGGAGAAGACCCGCACAG gTGATGTTTCCAGCATCTCAGGGTCTGATTCGGAGAGCTCCGACGCAAGCAGTGAGTCGGAGTTGTTCCCCTCTGCCAGCGAcagccccggggtcccccagaccccccgCTCCCACAAGGTGCTGCTCCGCAATGCAGAGGGCCAGCTCATCTCCGCCTTCCGCTGCGTGCTGGGCACCGGGAAG GGTGGCAGcgaggagccagcagagctgaCAGCATCACTGCGGAGCCTCGATGCCAGCACGTGCTGGGTTGTGCTGATGATGGGTGGCGGGCACTTCGCAGGAGCTGTGTTCCGGGG CCCCCAGGTGCAGGAGCACAAGACCTTCCACCGCTACACGGTGCGAGCCCGTCGGGGTACAGCCCAGGGCCTACGGGACGCCCAGACCCCAGGGTCAGCACCCAGGTCGGCCGGAGCCTCCCTGCGGCGTTACAACGAGGCCGCGCTGCTCAAG gATATTCAGGACCTGCTGGCAGCCTGGGCACAGCACCTGAATGAAGCTCAGCGCATTTTCCTCCGGGCCCCACGCCACAACTGGGCACTGCTCTTTGGTGGCAGGAATCCACCCCTCACCCGAGGTGACCCTCGCATCTGCCACATCCCCCTCAGCACCCGCAGGGCCACCCTGCGAGAGGTGCTGCGAGTCCACACCACGCTGGCCAGCCTGCAGGTGTATG GGAAGGACACGCCGCTGGAGGACATCACTGTGTCCCCCCGGAAGGTCTGGCAGAAGAGGCGACAGAAAGCAGAGATGGATCCCCGGCAGGAGGACACAAGCG CCCCTGACTTATCACTCCCTTCAGccccagaggagaaggaggaagaggaggaggaaagccctGCAGGGGAACTGGAGGCCGTGGAAGTGACACTGGGGACCTTGGACCTCCGGGAATTTGAAGTGATGCCCAAGCGAAACcgcaaaaggaagaagaagagggaCAAGAAGGTGGAGAAAG GGCCCTGTGACGAAGAGACGGGACGCCCTGGTGGCCAGTGTGGGCAGCCTGGCCTGGAGCTGGTGACGGAGCTgcagggggaggctggggctgagccccttCCCTGGGGCGATGGAG GAGACCCTCAGACCCAGCTCCGCGATGCCCTGTTCACTGCCTGCAAAACGGGGGATGTGGGGACGCTGCGGCACCTCCTGAGTGTGCCAGAGAGCGGGGGCCTGCCAGGGGACAGCGAGGATGGGGAGGGcgcacagcccctggatatgccccaCTCCCTGCTCAACCAGCCTGTGGATGAGCGCGGCTGCACCCTGCTTCATGTGGCAGCACGGGCAGGGAAGGCTGAGGCTGTGTGCCTGCTGCTGGAGGCGGGGGCGGACCCTGCCCTCAG AGATGAGCAGGAGAGGACCCCCTACTGCGTCTCTGCTGACAAACTGACTCGCAACGCCTTCCGCAAGTTCATGGTGGACCATCCAGACAAGTACGACTACAGCCGTGCCAAG GTGCCAGGGCCCCTGACACAGGAGATGGAGGCCAAGAAGCTGGAGAAGAAGCGGGCACAGAAAGCCCAGCGGAAGCAGCGGGAGCAGGCGCAGCGGGAGGAGCGGCAGcgctgggagcaggagcagggagagaagcaGCGATTTGCAGCCCTGTCCGACAGGGAGAAG CGGGCCCTGGCTGCCGAGCGGAGGCTGGCTGCgcagctgcaggacagcagcacaaCTCTTGCCAACATCAG CCGCTGCTGGCATTGTGGAGAATCCCTGCTGGGCCGGATCCCTTTCCATTACCTTGACTTCTCCTTCTGCTCCACGGCCTGCCTGCAGACCCACCGCCGGGCCCGGGCCAGCCACACGTAA
- the ANKZF1 gene encoding tRNA endonuclease ANKZF1 isoform X3 yields MPAPESRSVFEAAQDAVLLRGLTLVTGVAADAWAAEPAAVSHEKPADACSEEKAHGVPEVPERMCCSTCGQVFGSREEQTEHYRLDWHRFNLKQRLLGRRTLPVEVFEEKTRTGDVSSISGSDSESSDASSESELFPSASDSPGVPQTPRSHKVLLRNAEGQLISAFRCVLGTGKGGSEEPAELTASLRSLDASTCWVVLMMGGGHFAGAVFRGPQVQEHKTFHRYTVRARRGTAQGLRDAQTPGSAPRSAGASLRRYNEAALLKDIQDLLAAWAQHLNEAQRIFLRAPRHNWALLFGGRNPPLTRGDPRICHIPLSTRRATLREVLRVHTTLASLQVYGKDTPLEDITVSPRKVWQKRRQKAEMDPRQEDTSAPDLSLPSAPEEKEEEEEESPAGELEAVEVTLGTLDLREFEVMPKRNRKRKKKRDKKVEKGPCDEETGRPGGQCGQPGLELVTELQGEAGAEPLPWGDGGDPQTQLRDALFTACKTGDVGTLRHLLSVPESGGLPGDSEDGEGAQPLDMPHSLLNQPVDERGCTLLHVAARAGKAEAVCLLLEAGADPALRDEQERTPYCVSADKLTRNAFRKFMVDHPDKYDYSRAKVPGPLTQEMEAKKLEKKRAQKAQRKQREQAQREERQRWEQEQGEKQRFAALSDREKPLLALWRIPAGPDPFPLP; encoded by the exons ATGCCGGCCCCGGAGAGCAGGTCGGTTTTCGAGGCCGCCCAGGACGCCGTCCTCCTGCGCGGGCTGACCCTCGTCACAGGAGTTGCTGCCGATGCGTGGGCCGCCGAGCCGGCAGCCGTGAGCCACG aGAAACCGGCGGATGCCTGCAGTGAGGAGAAGGCCCATGGGGTCCCCGAGGTGCCGGAGCGGATGTGCTGCTCGACCTGCGGGCAGGTGTTTGGCAGCCGGGAGGAGCAG ACTGAGCACTACCGTCTCGACTGGCACCGCTTCAACCTGAAGCAGCGACTCCTGGGGCGCCGGACGCTGCCAGTAGAAGTGTTTGAGGAGAAGACCCGCACAG gTGATGTTTCCAGCATCTCAGGGTCTGATTCGGAGAGCTCCGACGCAAGCAGTGAGTCGGAGTTGTTCCCCTCTGCCAGCGAcagccccggggtcccccagaccccccgCTCCCACAAGGTGCTGCTCCGCAATGCAGAGGGCCAGCTCATCTCCGCCTTCCGCTGCGTGCTGGGCACCGGGAAG GGTGGCAGcgaggagccagcagagctgaCAGCATCACTGCGGAGCCTCGATGCCAGCACGTGCTGGGTTGTGCTGATGATGGGTGGCGGGCACTTCGCAGGAGCTGTGTTCCGGGG CCCCCAGGTGCAGGAGCACAAGACCTTCCACCGCTACACGGTGCGAGCCCGTCGGGGTACAGCCCAGGGCCTACGGGACGCCCAGACCCCAGGGTCAGCACCCAGGTCGGCCGGAGCCTCCCTGCGGCGTTACAACGAGGCCGCGCTGCTCAAG gATATTCAGGACCTGCTGGCAGCCTGGGCACAGCACCTGAATGAAGCTCAGCGCATTTTCCTCCGGGCCCCACGCCACAACTGGGCACTGCTCTTTGGTGGCAGGAATCCACCCCTCACCCGAGGTGACCCTCGCATCTGCCACATCCCCCTCAGCACCCGCAGGGCCACCCTGCGAGAGGTGCTGCGAGTCCACACCACGCTGGCCAGCCTGCAGGTGTATG GGAAGGACACGCCGCTGGAGGACATCACTGTGTCCCCCCGGAAGGTCTGGCAGAAGAGGCGACAGAAAGCAGAGATGGATCCCCGGCAGGAGGACACAAGCG CCCCTGACTTATCACTCCCTTCAGccccagaggagaaggaggaagaggaggaggaaagccctGCAGGGGAACTGGAGGCCGTGGAAGTGACACTGGGGACCTTGGACCTCCGGGAATTTGAAGTGATGCCCAAGCGAAACcgcaaaaggaagaagaagagggaCAAGAAGGTGGAGAAAG GGCCCTGTGACGAAGAGACGGGACGCCCTGGTGGCCAGTGTGGGCAGCCTGGCCTGGAGCTGGTGACGGAGCTgcagggggaggctggggctgagccccttCCCTGGGGCGATGGAG GAGACCCTCAGACCCAGCTCCGCGATGCCCTGTTCACTGCCTGCAAAACGGGGGATGTGGGGACGCTGCGGCACCTCCTGAGTGTGCCAGAGAGCGGGGGCCTGCCAGGGGACAGCGAGGATGGGGAGGGcgcacagcccctggatatgccccaCTCCCTGCTCAACCAGCCTGTGGATGAGCGCGGCTGCACCCTGCTTCATGTGGCAGCACGGGCAGGGAAGGCTGAGGCTGTGTGCCTGCTGCTGGAGGCGGGGGCGGACCCTGCCCTCAG AGATGAGCAGGAGAGGACCCCCTACTGCGTCTCTGCTGACAAACTGACTCGCAACGCCTTCCGCAAGTTCATGGTGGACCATCCAGACAAGTACGACTACAGCCGTGCCAAG GTGCCAGGGCCCCTGACACAGGAGATGGAGGCCAAGAAGCTGGAGAAGAAGCGGGCACAGAAAGCCCAGCGGAAGCAGCGGGAGCAGGCGCAGCGGGAGGAGCGGCAGcgctgggagcaggagcagggagagaagcaGCGATTTGCAGCCCTGTCCGACAGGGAGAAG CCGCTGCTGGCATTGTGGAGAATCCCTGCTGGGCCGGATCCCTTTCCATTACCTTGA